In Dehalococcoidia bacterium, the genomic window TCAGGGTACTGCAAAAATACGAGCACAGCTTTGCCTTCAAGGCGCTGGATATATATCTGTTTGTGGCTAACGGCGACCGCAGCTATTACGTCGTGCCGCCGGCGGATATTCCGGCTTTCATAGACGGCAACAGGATATAACTTCTCTCATTCTGAGCCCCGAGGACATCGGTAGAGCTTGTCCTGAGCAGAGCGAAGGAAAGAATCTGGCACGACTGGCAGCCCTTCCAATTTCTCCTCTCCCTCGACGGGAGAGGTAGGTGAGGGTGAGACGCTAGGTTCAAGCCGACTCTCGACAACATTGCCGCTCCATCATCTCACGCACCCGACCCCTCAGGCACTTGACGGCTGCCAGCCCTGCGGTTAGACTTTCAATCACCATGCGAGTCATCGGCATTACCGGCACCATTGGCAGCGGCAAAAGCACCGTGGCCGGCTTCCTGGGCGAACTGGGAGCCAGGGTCATCGACGCCGACGAGGTCGGCCATGAGGTCTATCTCCCCGGAACGGATGGCTGGAAGGCCGTCGTGGAGGCATTTGGAGAGGGCGTTATTGCCCCCGACGGCACGGTGGACAGACACAAGCTCGGCGAAATAGTCTTCAAAAACCCGGCGGCGCTGGCAAAGCTCAACAGCATCGTGCACCCGCTCATCACTAAAAAGGTGCAGTCACGCCTCAAAGAACTTCGTCAAAAGGAGACGCGCATCGTCGTGCTGGAGGCTGCCCTCCTCATAGAGGCCGGCTGGAGCCCGCTGGTAGATGAGATATGGGTCACCACCGCCCCGGAAAGCGTCATTCATAAGAGGCTGGCGGCCAAAAGGGAGTTGTCGCATTCTCAAATTCAGGCACGCATCAAAATGCAGCTTCCCCTCTCGGAGCAGACAAAATGGGCCGGGCGCGTCATCGACACCAACATACCCCTGCCCGAACTCGAAACCAGAGTCGCCGCCCTGTGGCGCAAGCTAAAGCAGAAAACCGACTCAAGCTAAAAACTCTTGAATTTCTCGGCCGTCCTTGCTGCCGATGCTCAGACAAATCCCGCGATGTAACGATTTCTACATCTTTTCCGCGCCCGTTTTATGATTATTTAATTCCCCTCGTGCTATCGTTAAACCTGTCGAGCAGTGTAAAGCAATTTTAAGGTCAGGAGAGAAAAATGAGCAGCGACAGAGAACAGCACGTCGTCAGGATAACCAGGAACCTGGGCGAAAAAAGCCGCGATGAAGTCGTGGCATTTATCAATGAAAAGCTGGCCGAGTACAAAGGCACAGCGGATGGCGGCGCCACCGGAGGCACTCACGGGATACCTCTGCTGGTATTCAACACATCAAAAGATGCCCATGTTTTTGCCAACGAACTGAGCAAAGCCACCCAATACCCCAGGGAGCACATCGAGGTAAAGGCGCGCGGCGGCACGCGGGAATCGGGCAGGCGGGACGGAAAGACCTGAGTTCAAGACCGAACTCCGCCTAACACCTAAATCCCTCTCTTATCTCCCCTTCGGCTCCGCTCAGGGCAAGCTCTTTACAAAAGGGAGAGGATTTTAGTATTTCCCCCTTTGGCGAAAGGGGGATTAAGGGGGATTTTCCCCCTCTGTTTTGTATTTCGTATTTTGATATTGTTTAGTATTTAGTGCTTAGGATTTAGTATTTTCTCCCCCTCCCCCTCTTGACTCTCCCCTTACTGGAGGGCTTATACTTCCCTCAACCAATCGATTGGTATGCATTAACGACAATCCAAAGGGGGAACTCATGGAAAAGCTTGACCTGAAAAAAGGCCTGAAACACCTCTACAACCCATCCTCGAAAGCGCCCGTCATGCTCGATGTGCCGCCCATGAACTTCCTGGCCGTAGACGGGAAGGGTGCGCCTGACGGCCCCGACGCCATGGCCGCCATGGAGGCGCTCTACCCGGTGGCCTACACGCTCAAGTTCACCATCAAGAAAGGCCCGCTGGCCATAGACTATCCCGTCATGCCGCTGGAGGGGTTATGGTGGGGCGATGACATGACGGTTTTTTCGACGGGCAACAAGGCCGCCTGGAAGTGGACCTACATGATAATGCAGCCGGAATTTATAACGGCGGACATGGTCAAGAAAGCCATCGAAGAGGTGAGCCGCAAGAAAAACCCGCCCGCGCTCGGCAAGATGAGGTTCGAAAGCTTCGAGGAAGGCACCTCAGCGCAGATAATGTACACCGGACCCTACTCCGCCGAGGGCCCCACCATCAAGCGGCTGCACGACTTCATCCATGAAAAGGGGCTGGTCTTCGACGGGCTCAAGCAAAAGCATCATGAAATTTACCTGTTCGACCCGCGCCGCACCGCGCCGGAAAAACTCAAAACCGTCATAAGACAACCAGCGCGCAAGCCCTGAGACAGGTTTCCTCTCCCCAGTGTGGGAGAGGACTAAGGTGAGGGGGTCAACAACCTGTCATTCCGGCACATTCGCTTCGCTCAGTGTAAACTCCAGCCGGAATCCAGGGGTCTCCTCTCCCCTTGCGGGATAGAACTACAGAAAAAGGGAGGCGAGCCGGAACTCGCCTCCCTTTTATACAAATTCCCCTCTCCCTTGACGGGAGAGGTGTAGGTGAGGGTGAGAGTCTAGACCAAAAGAATACTTGAGGTAGTGCTCACAAGCTGCTACAAAGGCCCCTACGAAGGCACTGGCAAGGCCTACAATACGCTTCTGCGCTGGATAGAGGCCAACGGCTACCATGCCACGAAATCTACTTCAACGAGCCCGCCAAGACCAAGCCCGAAGACCTGGTGACGGAGGTGCAGGTGCCGGTAGAGAAGAACGGGTAGGGACTTTCGGAGTTAGAAAAAGAGAGGCTAGCTTAAGCTAGCCTCTCTTTTATACAAATTTCCCTCTCCCTTAATGGGAGAGGATTAAGATGAGGGTGAGAGGTAAGAAATAAAAGCCCTTTTCCTTTATGGGGGAGCTTTTAAATAGGTCGAAATAGCCGTTGAAAGAAGATTTGCGGCAACCTGAACAGTCATTTGCCAAGCACCAGTTTCGGCTTTCTTTTTCATTTTCGCTATCCAGCCTTTAGCTCTTTTCCCTATTCCGTCCTCAGGGCTTGATGTCTTGTCCTCTTTCAATGCTGTGTCCAATTCGTCTATATCTTCTGCGGCAACACCAATAGATTTCAAGTATCCTTTTAAACTTGCAAAGTCATTATAGGTCACGTTAATTTGCGTTGATATGTTTTGCGAGCCAGCCGACATATTACTGACATTGCCCATGATGTATGTAGTGAAAACCTGCTGCACTGTCGCCTCAGGAACAGGTTTTGAATGAAGAGGTGCTTCCCCAGCATCAGGATTTGATGACTCAATTTGCAATATAAAACTAAGTGTCCGATTTCGTACTGTATCGATTAATGCAGTGATTGAGCCATAAGGTATCACCTGCCGAGCACTTAAAAGAATAAAATTCTTATAGATCTTATCTCCGATATATTTTATTGCGTCTGCAGACCAAGGAGACTGCAACGATTCACCGGGTTTACTGCTGTGAACCAGTGGAATGTAGTAGCTAATCGGCTCTCTAAGATGCGCTGTTCGATAGCGTTCTTGATACTTTGGGGGTAAGCATGATAGTGGAATAGGTGAATTCGTCATTTGCGCCCCCATAAAACCCCCGAAATTACCTACAGATTCTGTTTCTAGAATTCGATAATTCGGTAGTGCATCAGTATCGGAATATCCATTTAATTCATTTTCCAACCAATCATCAAATTCTTTGTTGCCAAGTTTGGCTGCCAAAATTTTACACTTACGCAATATATTGGTAATATCCGCGCTCTCATTAACTAAGTCCCTTTGAATTTCTTGCAAGAGAGTCATTATTAATTACTCCCCTTAGTGAAAGCCTTTGATAGGGTCTCCATTTTCACCAGCATACCACGCCTGTCAACATCCCTTCCATACCGAAAACAGTAAGGGCACAGCATGCTGTGCCCCTACGATGCGAATTCATCTAACGAGCGGAA contains:
- a CDS encoding dephospho-CoA kinase; amino-acid sequence: MRVIGITGTIGSGKSTVAGFLGELGARVIDADEVGHEVYLPGTDGWKAVVEAFGEGVIAPDGTVDRHKLGEIVFKNPAALAKLNSIVHPLITKKVQSRLKELRQKETRIVVLEAALLIEAGWSPLVDEIWVTTAPESVIHKRLAAKRELSHSQIQARIKMQLPLSEQTKWAGRVIDTNIPLPELETRVAALWRKLKQKTDSS